A DNA window from Allokutzneria albata contains the following coding sequences:
- a CDS encoding maleylpyruvate isomerase N-terminal domain-containing protein, with amino-acid sequence MQPAQVMRESYEAFAAVVRNVDDERSWAPTACTGWAVRDLVYHCLGDAQRALVALHSPTDAQPDRDAVTYWSDWSQDSDEGKVGAANGRRFNRTVAGMFLHFEQLRDLHLETAAAALHAAEHTDPQQTVATQGHVLTAGDLMKTLAVEVTIHHLDLPDAPPPSGAGLAEVRATLDGLLGRPVPLPWDDAHYARAATGRAPLTPEERSILGDAFPLFS; translated from the coding sequence GTGCAGCCCGCCCAAGTGATGCGAGAGTCCTACGAAGCCTTCGCGGCCGTCGTGCGGAACGTGGACGACGAACGCTCGTGGGCACCGACCGCGTGCACGGGCTGGGCAGTGCGCGACCTGGTCTACCACTGCCTCGGCGACGCACAGCGCGCGCTCGTCGCACTGCACTCGCCGACCGACGCCCAGCCGGACCGCGACGCGGTGACCTACTGGTCGGACTGGAGTCAGGACTCGGACGAAGGCAAAGTCGGCGCGGCGAACGGCCGGAGGTTCAACCGAACCGTGGCCGGGATGTTCCTGCACTTCGAACAACTGCGCGATCTCCACCTGGAGACAGCAGCCGCCGCCCTTCACGCCGCCGAGCACACCGACCCGCAACAAACTGTTGCCACACAAGGACATGTGCTCACCGCAGGCGACTTGATGAAGACCCTGGCGGTGGAGGTGACGATCCACCACCTCGACCTGCCGGACGCTCCGCCTCCGTCCGGGGCGGGCCTTGCCGAGGTCCGGGCCACCCTCGACGGCCTCCTCGGCCGACCGGTTCCGCTGCCGTGGGATGACGCCCACTACGCGCGCGCCGCGACGGGCCGGGCGCCGCTCACCCCGGAGGAGCGGTCGATCCTGGGCGATGCCTTCCCCCTCTTCTCCTGA
- a CDS encoding sensor histidine kinase — protein sequence MSSSRPAERRGWHRLFDFSTADWSLRRKLVVQVAALLALVLLLVGVVTEVALGGFLMNQLDRQLAADAQRPPLRPPRPSRDGPTMVMHFLPGNPVGTIYAEIVNDRFIRAKQLGVHESQAAERDVPPEALAPLTGLRVDGRQHTVNLGDLGRFRAQASEGAFGTRVTAIPLSQVDQTLLRLALIIGGVAVAGLLIASLVGAWVIRRTLRPLDRVATTARRVAELPLNRGEVALSVRVPDRDTNPNTEVGQVGAALNHMLSHVADALAARQASESRVRQFVADASHELRTPLASIRGYSELTRRGTDEVPPDVAYAMGRIESESTRMTALVEELLLLARLDSDRPAVHGPVDLTRLVADAVADAQVAGQEHRWVLELPPEEITVVTGDAAQLHQVVTNLLTNARTHTSPGTVVTTSLRTSAGHAVLSVHDNGPGIPAELQPEVFERFARGDTSRSRAAGSTGLGLAIVSAVVTAHHGRVELSSQPGDTTLTVHLPLHE from the coding sequence ATGTCCTCAAGCCGGCCCGCTGAGCGCCGCGGCTGGCACCGCCTGTTCGACTTCTCGACGGCGGACTGGTCCTTGCGCCGCAAGCTCGTCGTTCAGGTCGCCGCGCTGCTCGCGCTGGTGCTGCTGCTGGTCGGCGTGGTCACCGAGGTCGCGCTGGGCGGCTTCCTGATGAACCAGCTCGACCGCCAGCTCGCTGCGGACGCCCAGCGACCCCCTCTCCGGCCTCCGCGCCCCTCACGCGACGGGCCCACGATGGTGATGCACTTCCTCCCAGGCAATCCCGTCGGCACCATCTACGCGGAGATCGTCAACGACCGGTTCATCCGGGCCAAGCAGCTGGGCGTCCACGAGTCCCAGGCGGCGGAGCGCGATGTCCCGCCCGAGGCGCTCGCCCCGCTGACCGGGCTGCGGGTCGACGGCAGGCAGCACACGGTCAACCTCGGCGACCTCGGCCGGTTCCGGGCCCAGGCCAGCGAGGGAGCCTTCGGCACCAGGGTCACCGCCATCCCGCTGTCCCAGGTGGACCAGACGCTGCTGCGGCTCGCGCTGATCATCGGCGGGGTCGCGGTGGCGGGGCTGCTCATCGCGAGCCTGGTCGGCGCCTGGGTCATCCGGCGCACGCTGCGCCCGCTGGACCGGGTCGCCACCACGGCCCGCCGCGTCGCGGAACTGCCGCTCAACCGCGGTGAGGTGGCGCTGTCGGTGCGCGTGCCGGACCGCGACACCAACCCGAACACGGAGGTCGGTCAGGTCGGGGCGGCGCTCAACCACATGCTCAGCCACGTCGCCGACGCCCTCGCCGCACGCCAGGCCAGTGAGAGCCGCGTCCGCCAGTTCGTCGCGGACGCCAGCCACGAACTGCGCACTCCGCTGGCGTCGATCCGCGGCTACTCGGAGCTGACCCGCCGCGGCACCGACGAGGTGCCGCCGGACGTGGCGTACGCGATGGGCCGCATCGAGTCGGAGTCGACCAGGATGACGGCGCTGGTCGAGGAGCTGTTGTTGTTGGCGCGCCTGGATTCCGACCGCCCTGCGGTGCACGGACCGGTGGACCTGACCCGCCTGGTCGCCGACGCTGTCGCGGACGCGCAGGTGGCGGGCCAGGAGCACCGCTGGGTGCTGGAGCTTCCCCCCGAGGAAATCACTGTGGTGACCGGCGACGCCGCTCAGCTGCACCAGGTGGTGACGAACCTGCTCACCAACGCGCGCACCCACACCTCGCCGGGCACGGTGGTGACCACGTCGCTGCGGACCTCGGCCGGGCATGCCGTGCTGAGCGTGCACGACAACGGCCCCGGCATCCCGGCGGAGCTGCAGCCCGAGGTGTTCGAGCGCTTCGCCCGGGGAGACACCTCACGGTCGCGCGCTGCGGGCAGCACGGGCCTCGGGCTGGCGATCGTCTCCGCTGTGGTCACCGCGCACCACGGCCGCGTCGAACTGTCGAGTCAGCCCGGTGACACCACGCTGACGGTTCACCTGCCCCTGCACGAGTAG
- a CDS encoding response regulator transcription factor, translating to MATVNAETSRSDLRRADGQPVRVLVVDDEASLAELVSMALRYEGWEVRSAGDGMTAVRLAREFRPDVVVLDIMLPDLGGLEVLSRMRAETPELPVLFLTAKDGVADRIAGLTAGGDDYVTKPFSLEEVVLRLRALLRRTRVAKAADGSQLVVGDLVLDEDSREVSRAGAQIELTATEFELLRYLMRNPKRVLSKAQILDRVWSYDFGGQANIVELYISYLRKKIDAGREPMIHTMRGAGYVLKPAR from the coding sequence ATGGCCACGGTGAACGCTGAGACGTCCCGCTCCGACCTCCGCCGCGCGGACGGGCAGCCGGTGCGCGTGCTCGTCGTCGACGACGAGGCGAGCCTGGCCGAGCTGGTCTCGATGGCGCTGCGCTACGAGGGCTGGGAGGTCCGCAGCGCGGGCGACGGCATGACGGCGGTGCGCCTGGCGCGGGAGTTCCGGCCGGACGTGGTGGTGCTGGACATCATGCTGCCCGATCTCGGCGGGCTGGAGGTGCTGTCGCGGATGCGGGCGGAGACGCCGGAGCTGCCGGTGCTGTTCCTCACCGCGAAGGACGGGGTCGCCGACCGGATAGCCGGGCTCACCGCGGGCGGGGACGACTACGTGACGAAGCCGTTCAGCCTGGAGGAGGTCGTGTTGCGGCTGCGCGCACTGCTGCGCCGGACGCGGGTGGCCAAGGCTGCGGACGGGTCGCAGCTGGTCGTGGGCGACCTGGTGCTGGACGAGGACAGCCGCGAGGTGAGCCGGGCGGGCGCGCAGATCGAGCTGACCGCGACCGAGTTCGAGCTGCTGCGCTACCTGATGCGCAACCCCAAGCGGGTGCTGAGCAAGGCGCAGATCCTGGACCGGGTGTGGAGCTACGACTTCGGCGGCCAGGCCAACATCGTCGAGCTCTACATCTCCTACCTGCGCAAGAAGATCGACGCGGGGCGGGAACCGATGATCCACACGATGCGCGGCGCCGGGTATGTCCTCAAGCCGGCCCGCTGA
- a CDS encoding HNH endonuclease signature motif containing protein — protein sequence MKTVVAPGNSSSRDSMSIFHFETMEESRKGVNVVNPKALIHLMKRHLAQADDYKATGDGLVERMKDWETVAALVLAAATDTATEAESQGLHTAHSCKNLAVLLRSKVKLEPAEAQRRARLVHELPALPATRERMYAGEISGRHALVIADAVNRIPSERKDEAEQYLARVASTMHSRDLMLAGKYLRSVLDPDGTFRDEQEAVARRELRMASDQDGSLHLKGVFPLIAGQKIKAVLDALAKPRTVDGEKDPRTAGQRYADAFEEVIDLAMATGDLPETGGRRPTVVVTMDFERLLAMLGSGSTATGDAVSAGLVRQMCCDAGILPTVLGGDSEPLDLGRERRTASVAQRKALAVRDKGCAFPGCDRPPGWTEAHHVWHWIDGGPTDLDNLVLLCVHHHHVMHEQEWRIVFEHGIPSFIPPRWIDTEQKPLRNIRVDYPLAL from the coding sequence ATGAAAACTGTTGTCGCACCTGGGAATTCATCCTCTCGGGATTCGATGTCGATCTTTCATTTTGAGACAATGGAAGAGAGTCGGAAGGGGGTGAACGTGGTGAATCCCAAGGCATTGATCCACTTGATGAAACGCCATCTCGCGCAGGCCGATGACTACAAGGCCACCGGTGACGGACTGGTGGAGCGGATGAAGGACTGGGAGACGGTGGCGGCGTTGGTTCTTGCTGCTGCCACTGATACCGCGACCGAGGCGGAGTCCCAGGGCCTGCACACCGCGCACAGCTGTAAGAACCTCGCGGTGCTGTTGCGGTCGAAGGTGAAGCTGGAACCTGCCGAGGCGCAGCGGCGTGCCCGGTTGGTGCATGAACTTCCTGCGTTGCCCGCGACGCGGGAGCGGATGTATGCGGGGGAGATCAGTGGCAGGCATGCGCTGGTGATCGCCGATGCGGTCAACCGCATCCCGTCTGAGCGCAAGGATGAAGCTGAGCAGTACTTGGCGCGGGTGGCGTCGACGATGCATTCGCGTGATCTGATGCTCGCGGGTAAGTACTTGCGCAGTGTCCTCGACCCGGATGGCACCTTCCGGGATGAGCAGGAAGCGGTGGCTCGCCGTGAGTTGCGGATGGCCAGCGATCAGGACGGGTCGCTGCACCTCAAGGGCGTCTTCCCGTTGATCGCCGGACAGAAGATCAAGGCTGTGCTGGATGCGTTGGCCAAACCCCGCACGGTGGATGGGGAGAAGGATCCGCGGACGGCGGGGCAGCGGTATGCCGATGCGTTCGAGGAAGTGATCGACCTGGCCATGGCGACCGGGGATCTCCCCGAGACCGGAGGACGACGCCCCACCGTGGTGGTGACGATGGACTTCGAGAGACTCCTGGCGATGCTGGGCAGCGGCAGCACGGCTACCGGCGACGCGGTGTCGGCGGGGTTGGTGCGGCAGATGTGCTGCGACGCCGGGATCCTCCCCACCGTCCTGGGCGGCGACAGTGAACCTCTGGATCTGGGTCGGGAACGACGGACCGCTTCGGTCGCCCAGCGCAAGGCATTGGCGGTGCGGGACAAGGGGTGTGCGTTCCCGGGCTGTGATCGGCCACCGGGGTGGACGGAAGCACACCACGTGTGGCATTGGATCGACGGCGGACCCACCGACCTCGACAACCTCGTCCTGCTCTGCGTGCATCACCACCACGTCATGCACGAGCAGGAATGGAGGATCGTCTTCGAGCACGGGATACCGAGCTTCATCCCGCCGCGGTGGATCGACACCGAGCAGAAACCGCTGCGCAACATCAGAGTGGACTACCCGCTCGCGCTCTAG
- a CDS encoding CoA transferase subunit A, whose product MREIGLAEAVAELVRDGDSVALEGFTHLIPVAAAHEIIRQRRRELTLIRMTPDLVYDQLIGMGCARKLVFSWGGNPGVGSLHRFRDAIEHGYPHPLEIEEHSHAGMANRYVAGASGLPFAVLRGYLGTDLAKVTPTIRTVRCPFTGEELAAVPALNPDVAIVHAQQADRRGNVAFWGITGVQKEVVLAAKKALVTVEEIVDEIEPHHGQVVLPSIAVDAVVKVERGAYPSYAHGYYERDNDFYRAWDAISRDRDAFAAWMQEHVG is encoded by the coding sequence GTGCGAGAGATCGGACTGGCCGAAGCCGTCGCGGAACTGGTGCGGGACGGGGACTCCGTCGCGCTGGAGGGGTTCACCCACCTGATCCCGGTGGCCGCGGCGCACGAGATCATCCGGCAGCGGCGGCGGGAGCTGACGTTGATCAGGATGACGCCGGACCTCGTCTACGACCAGTTGATCGGGATGGGGTGTGCGCGGAAACTCGTCTTCTCCTGGGGAGGCAATCCCGGGGTGGGGTCGTTGCACAGGTTCCGGGACGCGATCGAGCACGGGTACCCGCATCCGCTGGAGATCGAGGAACACAGCCACGCGGGCATGGCCAACCGGTACGTCGCGGGAGCTTCGGGGTTGCCGTTCGCGGTGTTGCGCGGCTACCTGGGCACGGACCTGGCGAAGGTGACCCCGACGATCAGGACGGTGCGCTGTCCGTTCACCGGCGAGGAGCTGGCGGCGGTGCCCGCCCTCAACCCCGATGTCGCGATTGTGCATGCGCAGCAAGCGGATCGGCGTGGGAACGTGGCGTTCTGGGGGATCACCGGAGTGCAGAAGGAAGTCGTGCTCGCGGCGAAGAAAGCGTTGGTCACGGTGGAGGAGATCGTCGACGAGATCGAGCCGCACCACGGGCAGGTGGTCCTGCCCTCGATCGCGGTGGACGCGGTGGTGAAGGTGGAGCGCGGAGCCTACCCGTCGTACGCGCACGGGTACTACGAGCGGGACAACGACTTCTACCGGGCGTGGGACGCGATCAGCCGGGACCGCGACGCGTTCGCCGCATGGATGCAGGAGCACGTGGGATGA
- a CDS encoding CoA-transferase subunit beta, whose product MTATTDEIMTVAAARELRDGVLCFVGIGLPSAAANLARATHAPNCTLIYESGTIGAKPTRLPLSIGDGELADTADALVSVPEIFNYWLQAGRVDVGFLGAAQIDRFGNLNTTVVGDYADPKVRLPGAGGAPEIAASAKEVIMVLRHSTRAFVEKLSFVTSVVKGPRVVLTDLGVLRPDETGELVLVAVHPNVAVEQAKAATGWDLRVAADVTVTEPPTEEELSVLRALHAA is encoded by the coding sequence ATGACGGCGACGACGGACGAGATCATGACGGTGGCGGCGGCACGGGAGCTGCGCGACGGCGTCTTGTGTTTTGTCGGCATCGGATTGCCCAGCGCCGCGGCGAACCTGGCGAGGGCGACGCACGCACCGAACTGCACGCTGATCTACGAGTCCGGCACGATCGGGGCGAAGCCGACGCGGCTGCCACTGTCCATCGGGGACGGTGAGCTGGCGGACACGGCGGACGCGTTGGTGTCGGTGCCGGAGATCTTCAACTACTGGTTGCAGGCGGGGCGCGTGGACGTGGGATTCCTCGGCGCGGCGCAGATCGACCGGTTCGGCAACCTGAACACGACCGTGGTGGGGGACTACGCCGACCCGAAGGTCCGCCTTCCCGGGGCCGGGGGAGCGCCGGAGATCGCGGCCTCGGCGAAGGAAGTGATCATGGTGCTGCGGCACAGCACGCGCGCGTTCGTGGAGAAGCTGTCCTTCGTCACGTCGGTGGTCAAGGGGCCGCGGGTGGTGCTGACGGACCTGGGCGTGCTGCGGCCCGACGAGACGGGAGAACTCGTCCTCGTCGCGGTGCACCCGAACGTGGCGGTGGAGCAAGCGAAAGCCGCGACGGGCTGGGACCTCCGGGTGGCGGCCGACGTCACGGTGACGGAGCCGCCGACCGAGGAGGAACTGTCAGTCCTGCGCGCGCTGCACGCCGCGTGA
- a CDS encoding 1,2-dihydroxy-3-keto-5-methylthiopentene dioxygenase, giving the protein MTLLTVWPDNDPGTVLLRTEDGAEIQSELKRLGVRFERWEVVDGLPPTPTSEEVLAAYRDNVDRVIEAEGYVLVDAMHMTPSDDQEWRENAAAARKKFLAEHTHDDDEDRFFARGSGVFYLHVGDRVYAVLCEAGDLLSVPANTTHWFDMGTRPDYVSVRFFHDDDGWVGNFTGSPIASLFPDYDTLAASRGVQRAQD; this is encoded by the coding sequence ATGACGCTGCTGACGGTCTGGCCGGACAACGACCCCGGCACGGTGCTGCTGCGCACCGAGGACGGCGCGGAGATCCAGTCCGAGCTGAAGCGGCTCGGTGTGCGGTTCGAGCGGTGGGAGGTCGTCGACGGCCTGCCGCCGACGCCGACTTCCGAGGAAGTCCTTGCCGCGTACCGGGACAACGTCGACCGGGTGATCGAGGCCGAGGGCTACGTGCTCGTCGACGCCATGCACATGACGCCGTCGGACGACCAGGAGTGGCGGGAGAACGCCGCCGCCGCGCGGAAGAAGTTCCTCGCCGAGCACACCCACGACGATGACGAGGACCGCTTCTTCGCCCGCGGCTCCGGCGTGTTCTACCTGCACGTGGGCGACCGGGTGTACGCGGTGCTGTGCGAGGCGGGCGACCTGCTCAGCGTTCCCGCGAACACCACGCACTGGTTCGACATGGGCACCCGGCCGGACTACGTGTCGGTGCGGTTCTTCCACGATGACGACGGTTGGGTCGGCAACTTCACCGGCAGCCCGATCGCGTCGCTTTTCCCGGACTACGACACCCTCGCGGCGTCACGCGGCGTGCAGCGCGCGCAGGACTGA
- the mtnB gene encoding methylthioribulose 1-phosphate dehydratase, whose product MEGLREAGRALAAESARYAALGWMRGTSGNLSVRLRDEPLRLAVTTSGLDKGELTEDDVVVVDADGVAVPDQPHPEKVPSAEARLHGRIAAVSGAAAVVHVHVMASVLAAERWPGGVELIDLEMLKGFGRAAHDDLVTIPVVPNGQDMRVLGDAFEKSFRADTPALIVARHGLYVWGADLLQARHRAECLEWLLRFKVESER is encoded by the coding sequence ATGGAAGGGCTGCGCGAGGCGGGGCGGGCGCTGGCCGCGGAGTCCGCGCGGTACGCGGCGCTCGGCTGGATGCGCGGCACGTCCGGCAACCTTTCCGTGCGGCTGCGCGATGAGCCGTTGCGGTTGGCGGTCACCACCAGCGGCTTGGACAAGGGCGAGCTGACCGAGGACGACGTCGTGGTGGTCGACGCGGACGGCGTCGCGGTCCCCGATCAGCCGCACCCGGAGAAGGTGCCCTCGGCCGAGGCCAGGCTGCACGGCCGGATCGCCGCCGTGTCCGGCGCAGCAGCCGTGGTGCACGTGCACGTCATGGCGTCCGTGCTCGCGGCGGAGCGGTGGCCGGGCGGTGTCGAGCTGATCGACCTGGAGATGTTGAAAGGCTTCGGGCGCGCGGCGCACGATGACCTGGTGACGATCCCCGTCGTGCCGAACGGGCAGGACATGCGGGTGCTCGGCGACGCGTTCGAGAAGTCCTTCCGCGCCGACACGCCCGCGCTGATCGTCGCGCGGCACGGGCTGTACGTGTGGGGTGCGGACCTGCTCCAGGCGCGGCACCGTGCGGAGTGCCTGGAATGGTTGCTGCGCTTCAAGGTGGAGAGTGAGCGATGA
- the mtnC gene encoding acireductone synthase produces the protein MISLTARWVVVDIEGTLTPTSQVHVTLYDYARPRLGPWIDEHADDAVVADAVAQIRSLGGLSESATTDELVAVLHGWMDADQKIAPLKTLQGLIWQRGYAVGDLTAEFFPDVAKRLREWHAAGLTLAVFSSGSVPGQIAFFSRTTDGDLRDLFTAHFDTVNAGPKREAPSYKAIASALRAVPEETVFLSDVPAELHAAAEAGWQTVGLARPGEPFADADFSPHPAVDSLTDVEIS, from the coding sequence GTGATCTCGTTGACCGCCCGGTGGGTCGTCGTGGACATCGAGGGCACGCTGACGCCCACCAGCCAGGTGCACGTCACGCTCTACGACTACGCCCGCCCCCGGCTCGGCCCGTGGATCGACGAGCACGCCGACGACGCGGTGGTGGCCGATGCGGTCGCACAGATCCGTTCGCTGGGCGGGCTGTCCGAGTCCGCGACGACCGACGAGCTGGTCGCGGTGCTGCACGGGTGGATGGACGCCGACCAGAAGATCGCGCCGCTGAAGACCCTGCAGGGCTTGATCTGGCAGCGCGGGTACGCGGTCGGCGACCTGACCGCGGAGTTCTTCCCGGACGTGGCGAAGCGGCTGCGCGAGTGGCACGCGGCGGGCCTGACCCTGGCGGTGTTCTCCTCGGGCTCGGTGCCGGGGCAGATCGCGTTCTTCTCGCGCACCACGGACGGTGACCTCCGCGACCTGTTCACCGCGCACTTCGACACCGTCAACGCAGGCCCGAAGCGGGAAGCTCCGTCGTACAAGGCGATCGCGTCCGCCCTGCGCGCTGTGCCGGAAGAAACGGTCTTCCTCTCCGACGTCCCGGCCGAACTGCACGCCGCCGCCGAGGCCGGTTGGCAGACCGTCGGACTGGCCCGTCCCGGCGAACCGTTCGCCGACGCCGACTTCTCGCCGCACCCCGCGGTGGACTCCCTGACCGACGTGGAGATCTCCTGA
- a CDS encoding translation initiation factor eIF-2B alpha/beta/delta subunit family protein: protein MHPEIGAPEIAHSVRLTADAVLILDRRKLPLEREWVRCETVAEVARAIKDMVTQSSGPYFAALYGMVLAARAGEDLEAAGQLLVDTRRTNNHLRKAVHCVLSSSDRSEAGVLAAAEAGDELYRARSRALAEAAARLVPDGARVLTHCWADIYLIELVVALRKAGKEFSFTCTETRPYLQGARLTAPTLAEMGVDTTLVTDGMGAAVIADGRVDALVTAADRVTMDGHVINKVGTLGLASAAQAFGVPFHALVQAPDQDAPSAEAVPIEYRDPEEVLAVLGSGEVPGVRGLYPAFDITPPRLVTTVVTDRGAFAPADVHEYYAEGERNQ, encoded by the coding sequence ATGCATCCGGAGATCGGCGCCCCTGAAATCGCACACAGCGTCCGCCTCACCGCGGACGCCGTGCTGATCCTCGATCGGCGCAAGCTGCCCCTGGAGCGCGAGTGGGTGCGCTGCGAGACCGTCGCCGAGGTCGCGCGGGCGATCAAGGACATGGTCACCCAGTCCTCCGGCCCGTACTTCGCGGCGCTCTACGGCATGGTGCTGGCCGCGCGCGCCGGTGAGGACCTGGAAGCAGCCGGGCAGCTGCTCGTCGACACCAGGCGCACCAACAACCACCTGCGCAAGGCTGTCCACTGTGTACTGTCCTCTTCGGACAGATCAGAAGCCGGGGTGCTGGCCGCGGCCGAGGCGGGCGACGAGCTGTACCGCGCGCGCAGCCGGGCGCTGGCCGAGGCGGCGGCCCGGCTGGTGCCGGACGGCGCGCGGGTGCTGACCCACTGCTGGGCGGACATCTACCTCATCGAGCTGGTGGTGGCGCTTCGCAAGGCGGGCAAGGAGTTCAGCTTCACCTGCACCGAGACCCGCCCCTACCTCCAGGGTGCCAGGCTGACCGCGCCGACCCTCGCGGAGATGGGCGTGGACACCACCCTCGTCACCGACGGGATGGGCGCCGCGGTGATCGCGGACGGGCGGGTGGACGCCTTGGTGACCGCCGCGGACCGGGTCACCATGGACGGTCACGTGATCAACAAGGTCGGCACGCTCGGCCTGGCCTCGGCGGCGCAGGCGTTCGGTGTGCCGTTCCACGCGCTGGTGCAAGCCCCGGACCAGGACGCGCCGAGCGCCGAAGCCGTGCCGATCGAGTACCGAGATCCCGAGGAAGTGCTGGCGGTGCTGGGTTCCGGCGAGGTCCCTGGAGTGCGGGGTCTCTACCCGGCGTTCGACATCACTCCCCCTCGCCTGGTCACCACGGTCGTGACCGACCGGGGCGCGTTCGCCCCGGCTGATGTCCACGAGTACTACGCAGAAGGAGAACGGAACCAGTGA
- a CDS encoding acyl-CoA dehydrogenase family protein: MAADIISSVEARASTVWTSVAEEVAAKLREDAPERDRGNAAPEREIELLRSSGLLTAFIPAELGGGDGDPSTADEVTRIITAADASIGHLIGYHYLHVWRSELFDQDQATRLRRETAANQWFWGGVANPLDAALELTPTEDGFLVNGRKTFATGASIADRLVVSGTRTDTGEKLTFTMDARANGVRYLGDWDNIGQRLTESGGVLFTDAPVAADDVLGVHPGKENEETPAALRLSLAQIAFQAVLSQLHVGIAEGALAQAAEYTRTMSRPWFLSGAEKATDDLYVLVGYGELVASTEAAGLMADHASAMLYAAAAEPELTPELRAAAALTISSAKVVSTRVVNEVTSKIFEFVGARATASKYGFDRFWRNARTITLHDPVSYKARELGAHLLAGELPPITGYS; this comes from the coding sequence ATGGCCGCCGACATAATCTCCTCCGTGGAGGCGAGAGCAAGCACAGTGTGGACATCCGTCGCCGAGGAGGTCGCGGCCAAGCTCCGCGAGGACGCCCCCGAGCGGGACCGGGGCAACGCAGCGCCCGAGCGCGAGATCGAGCTGCTGCGGTCCTCCGGCCTGCTCACCGCCTTCATCCCGGCGGAGCTGGGCGGCGGCGACGGTGACCCGTCGACCGCCGACGAGGTCACCAGGATCATCACCGCCGCCGACGCGTCCATCGGGCACCTGATCGGTTACCACTACCTGCACGTCTGGCGTTCTGAACTCTTCGACCAGGACCAGGCGACGCGGTTGCGGCGGGAGACCGCGGCGAACCAGTGGTTCTGGGGCGGTGTCGCCAACCCGCTGGACGCCGCGCTGGAGCTGACCCCGACCGAGGACGGTTTCCTGGTCAACGGGCGCAAGACGTTCGCGACCGGGGCGAGCATCGCTGACCGGCTCGTGGTGAGCGGGACCAGGACCGACACCGGCGAGAAGCTGACCTTCACCATGGACGCCCGCGCGAACGGCGTGCGGTACCTGGGCGACTGGGACAACATCGGCCAGCGCCTCACCGAGAGCGGCGGCGTGCTGTTCACCGACGCCCCGGTCGCGGCGGACGACGTGCTCGGCGTCCACCCGGGCAAGGAGAACGAGGAGACTCCGGCGGCGCTGCGCCTGTCGCTGGCGCAGATCGCGTTCCAGGCGGTGCTCTCGCAGCTGCACGTCGGCATCGCGGAGGGCGCGCTGGCGCAGGCCGCCGAGTACACGCGGACGATGTCCCGCCCGTGGTTCCTCTCCGGCGCGGAGAAGGCGACCGACGACCTGTACGTGCTGGTCGGCTACGGCGAGCTGGTCGCGTCCACCGAGGCGGCCGGGCTGATGGCCGATCACGCCAGCGCCATGCTCTACGCGGCGGCGGCCGAACCCGAGCTGACCCCGGAGCTGCGCGCGGCGGCGGCGCTGACGATCTCCTCCGCGAAGGTCGTGTCCACCAGGGTGGTCAACGAGGTCACGTCGAAGATCTTCGAGTTCGTCGGCGCGCGGGCGACCGCGTCCAAGTACGGCTTCGACCGCTTCTGGCGCAACGCCCGCACGATCACGCTGCACGATCCGGTGAGCTACAAGGCCCGCGAGCTGGGCGCGCACCTGCTGGCCGGCGAACTGCCGCCGATCACGGGTTACAGCTGA